In Juglans regia cultivar Chandler chromosome 13, Walnut 2.0, whole genome shotgun sequence, the following proteins share a genomic window:
- the LOC108993421 gene encoding uncharacterized protein LOC108993421 isoform X6, with protein sequence MLAGADSEEGFSHPGRSSEDYPMKIVWKKGFIRFVLVAGILWMLLTLIALLFHVWSCQSSVSFFSAICNKDSKVFTILNNTGIVSEPLNLQHRCPIPLSKDPDKIVIPKGRTPDDIVKDLSYVMEDELWNNGSQRSPLFGGHQNWSQREESFKLKSTMKVHCGFIHNNGAEMAPSDIKYVKKCRFVVTSGIFDGYDIPQQPSNISLRSKKLFCFLMVVDEISLTFIMQNVTVKEDGHGGKWVGIWRLVLLKYSPYDEPRRNGKIPKILLHRLFPQAQYSIWIDGKMELIVDPLLILERYLWRGKYTFAIAQHKHHHSIYEEADANKRRKRYARPLIDLHMKIYGYEGMESWKPGGKTISDVPEAAIIIREHTAMSNLFSCLWFNEVDLFTPRDQLSFGYVVYRLGGLFKFYMFPNCEYNSLFVLHPHTREHSSAVEWVKNITELDGKGSRMKERRGGLGLWTPYPGNLDSVVLPSVARTSKAG encoded by the exons ATGCTCGC CGGTGCAGATTCTGAAGAGGGTTTCTCCCATCCAGGGAGGTCATCTGAAGATTATCCCATGAAGATTGTTTGGAAGAAAGGGTTTATTCGATTTGTTCTTGTGGCAGGCATCTTGTGGATGTTACTAACTCTCATTGCATTGTTGTTCCATGTATGGTCTTGCCAATCTtcagtttctttcttttcag CAATATGTAATAAAGATAGCAAAGTGTTCACAATTTTAAACAATACGGGCATTGTTTCAGAACCTCTGAATCTCCAACACC GCTGTCCAATTCCCCTTTCCAAGGACCCTGATAAAATAGTGATTCCAAAGGGAAGAACTCCAGACGACATTGTCAAAGATTTGTCATATGTAATGGAGGATGAGCTGTGGAATAATGGATCTCAGAGATCTCCACTATTTGGAGGACATCAAAACTGGTCGCAGAGAGAGGAGAGTTTTAAACTAAAATCAACCATGAAG GTGCACTGTGGATTTATTCACAATAATGGTGCTGAAATGGCTCCTTCAGACATTAAGTATGTCAAGAAGTGTAGGTTTGTGGTCACATCTGGCATTTTTGATGGATACGATATACCTCAACAGCCTTCAAATATAAGCCTTCGTTCTAAGAAGCTCTTCTGCTTTCTTATGGTTGTGGATGAGATCTCCCTAACATTCATAATGCAAAATGTTACTGTCAAAGAGGATGGTCATGGGGGGAAATGGGTGGGTATCTGGCGTCTTGTCTTACTGAAGTATTCACCTTATGATGAGCCCAGAAGGAATGGGAAAATCCCAAAAATTTTACTCCATAGATTGTTCCCTCAAGCTCAGTACAGCATTTGGATTGATGGTAAAATGGAACTGATCGTTGATCCATTGCTAATACTGGAAAG GTATTTATGGCGTGGGAAGTATACATTTGCCATTGCTCAGCACAAGCATCACCATAGTATATATGAGGAAGCTGACGCAAACAAGCGGAGAAAGCGATATGCCCGACCTCTTATTGATCTTCACATGAAAATTTACGGCTACGAAGGAATGGAGTCATGGAAGCCAGGGGGAAAAACAATTAGTG ATGTGCCGGAGGCAGCCATTATCATACGGGAGCATACTGCAATGAGTAACTTGTTTAGCTGTTTGTGGTTCAATGAGGTCGACCTCTTCACACCAAGAGACCAACTGAGCTTTGGCTATGTTGTATATAGGTTAGGGGGCTTGTTCAAGTTCTATATGTTTCCAAATTGTGAGTACAACTCTCTGTTTGTGCTGCACCCACACACAAGGGAGCATTCTTCAGCTGTTGAATGGGTGAAGAATATCACCGAGCTTGATGGTAAAGGTAGCAGAATGAAAGAAAGGAGGGGAGGATTAGGCTTGTGGACTCCTTATCCTGGGAACCTCGATTCAGTTGTCCTGCCATCTGTAGCAAGAACATCAAAAGCAGGCTGA
- the LOC108993421 gene encoding uncharacterized protein LOC108993421 isoform X3, with protein sequence MKIVWKKGFIRFVLVAGILWMLLTLIALLFHVWSCQSSVSFFSAICNKDSKVFTILNNTGIVSEPLNLQHRCPIPLSKDPDKIVIPKGRTPDDIVKDLSYVMEDELWNNGSQRSPLFGGHQNWSQREESFKLKSTMKVHCGFIHNNGAEMAPSDIKYVKKCRFVVTSGIFDGYDIPQQPSNISLRSKKLFCFLMVVDEISLTFIMQNVTVKEDGHGGKWVGIWRLVLLKYSPYDEPRRNGKIPKILLHRLFPQAQYSIWIDGKMELIVDPLLILERYLWRGKYTFAIAQHKHHHSIYEEADANKRRKRYARPLIDLHMKIYGYEGMESWKPGGKTISDVPEAAIIIREHTAMSNLFSCLWFNEVDLFTPRDQLSFGYVVYRLGGLFKFYMFPNCEYNSLFVLHPHTREHSSAVEWVKNITELDGKGSRMKERRGGLGLWTPYPGNLDSVVLPSVARTSKAG encoded by the exons ATGAAGATTGTTTGGAAGAAAGGGTTTATTCGATTTGTTCTTGTGGCAGGCATCTTGTGGATGTTACTAACTCTCATTGCATTGTTGTTCCATGTATGGTCTTGCCAATCTtcagtttctttcttttcag CAATATGTAATAAAGATAGCAAAGTGTTCACAATTTTAAACAATACGGGCATTGTTTCAGAACCTCTGAATCTCCAACACC GCTGTCCAATTCCCCTTTCCAAGGACCCTGATAAAATAGTGATTCCAAAGGGAAGAACTCCAGACGACATTGTCAAAGATTTGTCATATGTAATGGAGGATGAGCTGTGGAATAATGGATCTCAGAGATCTCCACTATTTGGAGGACATCAAAACTGGTCGCAGAGAGAGGAGAGTTTTAAACTAAAATCAACCATGAAG GTGCACTGTGGATTTATTCACAATAATGGTGCTGAAATGGCTCCTTCAGACATTAAGTATGTCAAGAAGTGTAGGTTTGTGGTCACATCTGGCATTTTTGATGGATACGATATACCTCAACAGCCTTCAAATATAAGCCTTCGTTCTAAGAAGCTCTTCTGCTTTCTTATGGTTGTGGATGAGATCTCCCTAACATTCATAATGCAAAATGTTACTGTCAAAGAGGATGGTCATGGGGGGAAATGGGTGGGTATCTGGCGTCTTGTCTTACTGAAGTATTCACCTTATGATGAGCCCAGAAGGAATGGGAAAATCCCAAAAATTTTACTCCATAGATTGTTCCCTCAAGCTCAGTACAGCATTTGGATTGATGGTAAAATGGAACTGATCGTTGATCCATTGCTAATACTGGAAAG GTATTTATGGCGTGGGAAGTATACATTTGCCATTGCTCAGCACAAGCATCACCATAGTATATATGAGGAAGCTGACGCAAACAAGCGGAGAAAGCGATATGCCCGACCTCTTATTGATCTTCACATGAAAATTTACGGCTACGAAGGAATGGAGTCATGGAAGCCAGGGGGAAAAACAATTAGTG ATGTGCCGGAGGCAGCCATTATCATACGGGAGCATACTGCAATGAGTAACTTGTTTAGCTGTTTGTGGTTCAATGAGGTCGACCTCTTCACACCAAGAGACCAACTGAGCTTTGGCTATGTTGTATATAGGTTAGGGGGCTTGTTCAAGTTCTATATGTTTCCAAATTGTGAGTACAACTCTCTGTTTGTGCTGCACCCACACACAAGGGAGCATTCTTCAGCTGTTGAATGGGTGAAGAATATCACCGAGCTTGATGGTAAAGGTAGCAGAATGAAAGAAAGGAGGGGAGGATTAGGCTTGTGGACTCCTTATCCTGGGAACCTCGATTCAGTTGTCCTGCCATCTGTAGCAAGAACATCAAAAGCAGGCTGA
- the LOC108993421 gene encoding uncharacterized protein LOC108993421 isoform X4 has protein sequence MLLTLIALLFHVWSCQSSVSFFSAICNKDSKVFTILNNTGIVSEPLNLQHRCPIPLSKDPDKIVIPKGRTPDDIVKDLSYVMEDELWNNGSQRSPLFGGHQNWSQREESFKLKSTMKVHCGFIHNNGAEMAPSDIKYVKKCRFVVTSGIFDGYDIPQQPSNISLRSKKLFCFLMVVDEISLTFIMQNVTVKEDGHGGKWVGIWRLVLLKYSPYDEPRRNGKIPKILLHRLFPQAQYSIWIDGKMELIVDPLLILERYLWRGKYTFAIAQHKHHHSIYEEADANKRRKRYARPLIDLHMKIYGYEGMESWKPGGKTISDVPEAAIIIREHTAMSNLFSCLWFNEVDLFTPRDQLSFGYVVYRLGGLFKFYMFPNCEYNSLFVLHPHTREHSSAVEWVKNITELDGKGSRMKERRGGLGLWTPYPGNLDSVVLPSVARTSKAG, from the exons ATGTTACTAACTCTCATTGCATTGTTGTTCCATGTATGGTCTTGCCAATCTtcagtttctttcttttcag CAATATGTAATAAAGATAGCAAAGTGTTCACAATTTTAAACAATACGGGCATTGTTTCAGAACCTCTGAATCTCCAACACC GCTGTCCAATTCCCCTTTCCAAGGACCCTGATAAAATAGTGATTCCAAAGGGAAGAACTCCAGACGACATTGTCAAAGATTTGTCATATGTAATGGAGGATGAGCTGTGGAATAATGGATCTCAGAGATCTCCACTATTTGGAGGACATCAAAACTGGTCGCAGAGAGAGGAGAGTTTTAAACTAAAATCAACCATGAAG GTGCACTGTGGATTTATTCACAATAATGGTGCTGAAATGGCTCCTTCAGACATTAAGTATGTCAAGAAGTGTAGGTTTGTGGTCACATCTGGCATTTTTGATGGATACGATATACCTCAACAGCCTTCAAATATAAGCCTTCGTTCTAAGAAGCTCTTCTGCTTTCTTATGGTTGTGGATGAGATCTCCCTAACATTCATAATGCAAAATGTTACTGTCAAAGAGGATGGTCATGGGGGGAAATGGGTGGGTATCTGGCGTCTTGTCTTACTGAAGTATTCACCTTATGATGAGCCCAGAAGGAATGGGAAAATCCCAAAAATTTTACTCCATAGATTGTTCCCTCAAGCTCAGTACAGCATTTGGATTGATGGTAAAATGGAACTGATCGTTGATCCATTGCTAATACTGGAAAG GTATTTATGGCGTGGGAAGTATACATTTGCCATTGCTCAGCACAAGCATCACCATAGTATATATGAGGAAGCTGACGCAAACAAGCGGAGAAAGCGATATGCCCGACCTCTTATTGATCTTCACATGAAAATTTACGGCTACGAAGGAATGGAGTCATGGAAGCCAGGGGGAAAAACAATTAGTG ATGTGCCGGAGGCAGCCATTATCATACGGGAGCATACTGCAATGAGTAACTTGTTTAGCTGTTTGTGGTTCAATGAGGTCGACCTCTTCACACCAAGAGACCAACTGAGCTTTGGCTATGTTGTATATAGGTTAGGGGGCTTGTTCAAGTTCTATATGTTTCCAAATTGTGAGTACAACTCTCTGTTTGTGCTGCACCCACACACAAGGGAGCATTCTTCAGCTGTTGAATGGGTGAAGAATATCACCGAGCTTGATGGTAAAGGTAGCAGAATGAAAGAAAGGAGGGGAGGATTAGGCTTGTGGACTCCTTATCCTGGGAACCTCGATTCAGTTGTCCTGCCATCTGTAGCAAGAACATCAAAAGCAGGCTGA